TTCCGTTCACCAAGATAGCACACTGCGTTCTGATGCCGTTCTCACAGCTCATTTCAACACTGGCATGGAAGTTCCCGCCCGGTACCGATGAGGATGTGGCTACAACCATGAACAAGAAAGGAGCGCCTGTATGAGCGTGGCGATCCTGACAGATATAACGAAGTGCATCGGATGCTTCAAGTGTGTAACTGCCTGCAAGGCTGAGTACGGACTGAAACCTGATGTGCCTCGCAAATGGCAGAAGGACGATGGGCTTTCGTCCCGAAACTGGACATCGATTCTGGAAAAACCGGACAAACATTACGTTCGCAAGCAATGCCGACACTGTCTTGAACCAGCTTGCGCATCTGTCTGTCCAGTCGGGGCTTTGCAAAAGACCAAAGAAGGCGCCGTTGTCTACGACAAAGATAAGTGTCTTGGTTGCCGCTACTGCATGATGGCATGTCCTTACGGGATACCTCGATATGATTGGGATGAACCGGTTCCATATATCCGCAAGTGCATCCTTTGCAGCGATAGAATCAAGAAAGGCCAGCAGCCCGCTTGCACCGAAGCCTGTCCGAAGGAAGCTACGATATTCGGAGAGAGAGATCAGTTGATCCGCGAAGCACACAGGCGAATCGACGAGAATCCGGGGAAGTATATCAATAGAGTTTGGGGAGAGCATGAAGTCGGCGGCACATCGGTTCTGTATCTCTCTGATATAGACCTTGGCTTCATGGCATATAACTCAGACACATTGACTACATCGCTTCCGACAACCACTGAACTCGCTATGCATTCGGTGCCGTTCGCATTCGTTGGCATGGGCTGCGTGATGTACTCCCTGAACTGGATCATCCGCCGCCGTCAACGACTTGCCGAGGGCGAAGAGGAGCACAAGGAATAGACCATGGATAGAGTGCAGAGCACAAAGCTCGTTTTATGGGTGATTACCGGACTGGCAGCGGCTGTGGGGGTTACCAGATTCGTTTTTGGCTTAGGTGCCACAACCAATCTTACTGACGCTACGCCGTGGGGTTTCTGGATCGGATTCGACGTTATGGCAGGAGTGGCATTGGCGGGAGGCGGCTTTGTAGTAACTGCGATCTTCTACATACTACGCCGCGAAGAATTCCATCATCTGGTAAGACCGGCAGTCCTAACTGCATTCCTTGGATATGTGGCAGTGATTATCGGGCTGATGTTCGATCTTGGGCTGCCGTGGAACATCTGGCACATGATAATCTACTGGAATCCACACTCACCGCTGTTCGAGGTCGGTTGGTGCGTGATGCTTTACACCACTGTTCTACTCCTTGAATTCAGTCCTGTGCCGCTTGAGGAATCGAGTCACTATGCAATGGTGAGAAGTTTTCTCATGAAGTTCCGTTTTCCGCTGGTGCTCCTGGGAATCATGCTCTCGACGCTTCATCAATCTTCGCTCGGTTCACTCTTTTTGATTATGCCTTTCAAGCTCAATCCGCTCTGGTATTCCAACGTGCTTCCGATTCAGTTCTTCGTATCGGCAATTGCGCTCGGTCTGATGATGGTATCCCTTGAGAGTCTCGTATCTCATTGGTTGTATCGTCGGAAACCGGAGACGCATCTGGTTGCCAAGCTTTCGAAAGCGGCAGTGTGGGTGCTGTCGACATATCTCGGCATTAAACTAATCGACATGGCGATTTCGGGTGAGTTGTCGACGATATTCGCCGGCACATGGGAAAGCAATTTGTTCATCTTCGAATTGCTTCTCTCAGCCATAATCCCGATCGTGTTGTTTTCAATACCGCGCATTCGCAACACTCCTGCCGGGCAGTGGATCGGTTCCTCTATGGTGGTCTTCGGCATGATACTCAATCGTATCGATGTCGGCGGACTGACTATGCTTGGAATCACCGGCGATTCCTATTTCCCATCATGGATGGAGCTTTCTATCAGCCTCGGAGTCGTATCGGTGGCAGCATTGGCGTTTCTCTACGCAATCGAGAAGTTTCATATCTGGGAGGTGCGCCCAAAGCACCCAGAATCGGATCCACACGCTGAGCCGATATTCGGACACACTTCTGAAGTCTGGCTTGGGGCACCTGCTGTTGCTGCTCGAACAAAGTACTCTCTTGCTTTGATATTGAGCTTTGCTATCGGTTTCGCTCTAATTCCACAGCACAGAACTCAGGGAGAGGGCGTCGTGCAGGTTACCGCTCAGAAAGCTCGCGGAGGTACTACTCTTTTCATAGATGGCAATCGCAACGGTTACGGGGCGTTGTTCGATCATGCAGGGCATGCCGACAGCCTGAAGCCGGAAGTTTCGTGTGCAACCTGTCACCATATGAATTTGCCACAAGACAGGGAAAGCGGATGCTGGGAGTGTCACAAGAGCATGTACTCAGAGACGAGAGCGTTCAATCATGATTGGCATGGCTCTCCAGCAGGAGGAAACATCGCATGTAGTGTGTGTCATGATGTATCAGCCGACAGAGAAGCTACTTCGGCAAAGAAATGTAAGGATTGTCACATTGATCTTGAGCCGGACGGGTCGAGTATCTTAGTTGAAGACTATGTCGCTGGTTCCTACGCCGATGTTATGCACCAGCAGTGTCTCGGATGTCACAAAAAGAAGAGTACGGAAATCGCCGATAAACCGGATCTGGCACTTTGTCCTAC
This genomic interval from Candidatus Zixiibacteriota bacterium contains the following:
- a CDS encoding 4Fe-4S dicluster domain-containing protein, which encodes MSVAILTDITKCIGCFKCVTACKAEYGLKPDVPRKWQKDDGLSSRNWTSILEKPDKHYVRKQCRHCLEPACASVCPVGALQKTKEGAVVYDKDKCLGCRYCMMACPYGIPRYDWDEPVPYIRKCILCSDRIKKGQQPACTEACPKEATIFGERDQLIREAHRRIDENPGKYINRVWGEHEVGGTSVLYLSDIDLGFMAYNSDTLTTSLPTTTELAMHSVPFAFVGMGCVMYSLNWIIRRRQRLAEGEEEHKE
- the hybB gene encoding Ni/Fe-hydrogenase cytochrome b subunit; amino-acid sequence: MDRVQSTKLVLWVITGLAAAVGVTRFVFGLGATTNLTDATPWGFWIGFDVMAGVALAGGGFVVTAIFYILRREEFHHLVRPAVLTAFLGYVAVIIGLMFDLGLPWNIWHMIIYWNPHSPLFEVGWCVMLYTTVLLLEFSPVPLEESSHYAMVRSFLMKFRFPLVLLGIMLSTLHQSSLGSLFLIMPFKLNPLWYSNVLPIQFFVSAIALGLMMVSLESLVSHWLYRRKPETHLVAKLSKAAVWVLSTYLGIKLIDMAISGELSTIFAGTWESNLFIFELLLSAIIPIVLFSIPRIRNTPAGQWIGSSMVVFGMILNRIDVGGLTMLGITGDSYFPSWMELSISLGVVSVAALAFLYAIEKFHIWEVRPKHPESDPHAEPIFGHTSEVWLGAPAVAARTKYSLALILSFAIGFALIPQHRTQGEGVVQVTAQKARGGTTLFIDGNRNGYGALFDHAGHADSLKPEVSCATCHHMNLPQDRESGCWECHKSMYSETRAFNHDWHGSPAGGNIACSVCHDVSADREATSAKKCKDCHIDLEPDGSSILVEDYVAGSYADVMHQQCLGCHKKKSTEIADKPDLALCPTCHRTSPPPHMKSDVGMGLAGEYSGSVVLPAPASESVEK